The Pseudomonas azotoformans genome has a segment encoding these proteins:
- a CDS encoding adenylosuccinate synthase, translating to MGKNVVVLGTQWGDEGKGKIVDLLTEHAAAVVRYQGGHNAGHTLVIDGEKTVLHLIPSGVLREGVQCLIGNGVVVAPDALLREITKLEEKGVPVRERLRISPSCPLILSFHVALDQAREKARGELKIGTTGRGIGPAYEDKVARRGLRVGDLLNMPRFEDKLRELVDYHNFMLVGYYKEPAIEFEKTLAECKEYAELLKPLMLDVTAELHDLRRAGKDIMFEGAQGSLLDIDHGTYPYVTSSNTTAGGVATGSGVGPMFLDYILGITKAYTTRVGSGPFPTELFDDVGAHLAKQGHEFGATTGRARRCGWFDAVILRRAIDVNSISGICLTKLDVLDGLETINICIGYKDAEGKDVAPTDADSYVGLQPVYEEVPGWTESTVGAKTLEELPANARAYIKRVEELIGAPIDIISTGPDRNETIVLRHPFA from the coding sequence ATGGGTAAGAATGTCGTAGTCCTGGGCACCCAATGGGGTGATGAGGGCAAAGGCAAGATCGTTGATCTGCTGACCGAACATGCTGCCGCCGTAGTGCGCTACCAAGGTGGCCACAACGCTGGCCACACCCTGGTCATCGATGGCGAAAAAACCGTCTTGCACCTGATCCCGTCGGGCGTTCTGCGCGAAGGCGTGCAGTGCCTGATCGGCAACGGCGTGGTGGTTGCACCTGACGCCCTGCTGCGTGAGATCACCAAGCTGGAAGAGAAAGGCGTACCGGTGCGCGAGCGCCTGCGTATCAGCCCGTCCTGCCCGCTGATCCTGTCCTTCCACGTTGCGCTGGACCAGGCCCGTGAAAAGGCCCGTGGCGAGCTGAAGATCGGTACCACCGGTCGCGGCATCGGCCCAGCGTACGAAGACAAGGTTGCACGCCGTGGCCTGCGTGTGGGCGACCTGCTCAACATGCCGCGCTTTGAAGACAAGCTGCGTGAATTGGTGGATTACCACAACTTCATGCTGGTCGGTTACTACAAAGAGCCAGCCATCGAGTTCGAGAAAACCCTGGCCGAGTGCAAGGAATACGCTGAGCTGCTCAAGCCGCTGATGCTGGACGTGACCGCCGAGCTGCACGACCTGCGTCGCGCTGGCAAAGACATCATGTTCGAAGGCGCCCAAGGCTCCCTGCTGGACATCGACCACGGTACCTACCCGTACGTGACCAGCTCCAACACCACCGCGGGTGGCGTTGCGACCGGTTCCGGCGTTGGCCCGATGTTCCTGGACTACATCCTGGGCATCACCAAGGCTTACACCACTCGCGTAGGTTCGGGTCCGTTCCCGACTGAGCTGTTCGACGACGTCGGCGCTCACCTGGCCAAGCAAGGTCACGAATTCGGCGCGACCACCGGCCGTGCTCGTCGTTGTGGCTGGTTCGACGCCGTTATCCTGCGTCGCGCTATCGATGTGAACAGCATCTCGGGCATCTGCCTGACCAAGCTGGACGTACTCGACGGCCTGGAAACCATCAACATCTGCATCGGCTACAAAGATGCCGAAGGCAAGGACGTTGCTCCGACCGACGCCGACAGCTACGTGGGCCTGCAGCCTGTGTACGAAGAAGTGCCGGGCTGGACCGAATCGACCGTGGGCGCCAAGACCCTGGAAGAGCTGCCGGCTAACGCCCGTGCCTACATCAAACGTGTCGAAGAGCTGATCGGTGCGCCGATTGACATTATTTCGACAGGTCCGGACCGCAACGAAACCATCGTTCTGCGTCACCCGTTCGCTTAA
- a CDS encoding methyl-accepting chemotaxis protein has product MSAVLSLLQSRLLRPVFVTLGIALLVQVLVAVALTRSTVTALEADLGNRLGIDSQKLSGELAQAGKEVTSSLDSLSTSTRQRLTTGLSTRLQEEQKQLRATLEKDLKDSANDMAQLLASVAPRAMWDSDVPTLSEFARRAQRNPNVLFVVYDDAAGEHLTRYLNRENPINQALLEKGKGDRALDKVLDAAKDDPSVFYVEASISPNGVEIGKVRMGVSTAAVEADLAALDKRFAALIASGDQLVGDSLKGAAADSAAAMGARLQSAQATATQMTANTTSAVQDAAGTLRWRIGMGLALVGLGVLLLIAIVLGRRVVNRLKLLIAAMDDLAAGEGDLTKRVQISSKDEIGDMASAVNRFVDKLQPIVREAGDVAQRTCVEIGAMTLRNAGADAAAGLQRDEVAESLRALSQMADEAQAESHAMQAALQQVVDIRQATDENSRTSAEVGSLIEALAGQVQAGSTVIERLAQQSQQIEVVLTVIHGIAEQTNLLALNAAIEAARAGETGRGFAVVADEVRALASKTQSSTGDIQAHIVALQQGAREAVETIGKAGRQANEGLLVLRDSVRLQQTVQASVEQVHAAIGLATRAAEHQAQGAHAVRGRVEVIHAQAERAAQAVVETTASGKVLDGLAAQLKASLGQFRA; this is encoded by the coding sequence ATGTCTGCCGTTCTCTCATTGTTACAAAGCCGTCTGTTGCGGCCGGTGTTCGTTACCCTAGGTATCGCCCTTTTGGTGCAAGTGCTGGTGGCCGTCGCCCTGACGCGAAGCACCGTCACCGCGCTGGAGGCTGATTTGGGCAATCGCCTGGGTATCGACAGCCAGAAACTGTCGGGTGAATTGGCCCAGGCCGGTAAAGAAGTCACGTCCAGCCTGGACAGCTTGTCGACCAGTACCCGTCAGCGTCTGACAACGGGGCTTTCAACCCGCCTGCAGGAAGAGCAGAAGCAGCTGCGTGCGACCCTGGAAAAAGACCTGAAAGACTCCGCCAATGACATGGCGCAACTGCTGGCCTCGGTGGCGCCCCGCGCTATGTGGGACAGCGACGTGCCGACGCTGTCGGAGTTCGCCCGGCGTGCCCAGCGTAATCCCAACGTGCTGTTCGTGGTCTATGACGACGCGGCGGGTGAGCATCTGACCCGCTACCTCAACCGTGAAAACCCGATCAACCAGGCGCTGTTGGAAAAGGGCAAGGGTGACCGCGCCCTGGATAAGGTGTTGGATGCGGCCAAAGATGATCCTTCGGTGTTCTATGTCGAGGCGTCCATTAGCCCCAACGGCGTGGAGATCGGCAAGGTGCGCATGGGGGTTTCCACGGCCGCAGTGGAGGCTGATCTGGCCGCGCTGGATAAGCGTTTCGCCGCACTGATCGCCAGCGGTGACCAACTGGTGGGCGACAGCCTCAAGGGGGCGGCGGCCGATAGCGCTGCCGCCATGGGCGCGCGCCTGCAATCCGCGCAAGCCACCGCCACCCAAATGACGGCCAACACCACCAGCGCCGTCCAGGACGCCGCCGGCACCTTGCGCTGGCGCATCGGCATGGGCTTGGCGCTGGTCGGTTTGGGCGTGTTGCTGTTGATCGCCATCGTGTTGGGCCGTCGCGTGGTCAATCGTTTGAAGTTGCTGATTGCTGCCATGGATGACTTGGCGGCGGGCGAGGGTGATCTCACCAAGCGCGTGCAAATCAGCAGCAAGGATGAAATCGGCGACATGGCTTCGGCGGTCAATCGCTTTGTGGATAAGTTGCAGCCCATCGTGCGCGAGGCGGGGGATGTGGCCCAGCGCACCTGCGTGGAAATCGGCGCGATGACCCTGCGCAATGCCGGTGCTGACGCTGCGGCCGGTTTACAGCGCGATGAAGTGGCCGAGAGCTTGCGCGCACTGTCGCAGATGGCCGACGAGGCGCAAGCCGAGAGCCATGCGATGCAGGCGGCGTTGCAGCAGGTGGTGGATATTCGCCAGGCCACGGATGAGAACTCGCGGACCTCGGCTGAGGTCGGCAGTTTGATCGAGGCGCTGGCGGGCCAAGTACAAGCGGGCTCCACGGTTATCGAGCGCTTGGCCCAGCAAAGCCAGCAGATCGAGGTGGTGCTGACCGTGATTCATGGCATTGCCGAGCAAACCAATTTGCTCGCCCTCAACGCCGCAATCGAGGCGGCGCGTGCGGGTGAGACCGGTCGCGGCTTTGCGGTGGTGGCGGATGAAGTGCGTGCGCTGGCGAGCAAGACCCAAAGCTCCACCGGCGATATCCAGGCGCATATCGTGGCGTTGCAGCAGGGCGCGCGGGAGGCGGTGGAAACCATCGGCAAGGCCGGGCGTCAGGCTAATGAAGGTTTGCTGGTGCTGCGTGACAGCGTGCGCTTGCAGCAGACGGTGCAGGCCTCGGTGGAGCAGGTGCATGCGGCGATTGGCTTGGCGACACGCGCGGCCGAGCATCAAGCGCAGGGTGCCCATGCGGTGCGGGGTAGGGTCGAGGTGATCCATGCCCAGGCCGAACGTGCCGCCCAGGCGGTGGTGGAGACCACCGCCAGTGGCAAGGTGCTGGATGGGCTGGCGGCGCAGTTGAAGGCGAGCCTGGGGCAGTTCAGGGCTTAG
- a CDS encoding ABC transporter permease: MNPSLPAPALRGGFSPRRKRPSIWLLLPVLLLVSLSLLPLAYVGLKAWQAGWAEAVHLLWRPYVFGLLRNTMALMIGVTVTCGAIGLSLAWLLERSNLPGRRIWGVILCLPFAVPAFVSSFTWVSLSASFEGLGGAILVMSLSKYPLVFLPVAATLRNLDPSLEESARTLGLNRWGVFFRITLPLLWPSLLAGALLIALHMLVEFGALSIIGLQTFTTAIYQQFELEFSNANAAMLSAVLLLMCLTLLWLELRVRGKGRHVRIGQGAARHAEQVRLGQWAPLGQVYCLALAIIGSGIPLGMLGYWLAVGSSAAFPVAEIGEALLSSLALSLGGAALCLVLAVPVGLLVVRYKGQLAIWAERLPYLLHALPGLVIALTLVYFALHYVPALYQTSALLLIAYALLFLPLAQAPIRTALNKAAPQLEEAARTLGASSFGAFCRVTLPIIFPALGAAFALVFLDAMKELTATLLLSPTGLNTLATAVWAHTSNVEFAAAAPYAALLILVSGLPVYLLTTRMYLSR; encoded by the coding sequence ATGAACCCATCGCTACCCGCCCCCGCCCTGCGCGGGGGGTTCAGCCCTAGGCGCAAGCGCCCGTCGATCTGGTTGTTGCTGCCCGTACTGTTGCTGGTCAGCTTGAGCTTGCTGCCGCTGGCCTATGTCGGGCTCAAGGCGTGGCAAGCCGGTTGGGCGGAGGCGGTGCACCTGCTCTGGCGGCCTTATGTGTTCGGGTTGCTGCGCAATACCATGGCGCTGATGATCGGGGTGACGGTGACGTGTGGCGCGATCGGCCTATCCCTGGCCTGGCTGCTGGAGCGCAGCAATCTGCCAGGGCGACGCATCTGGGGCGTGATCCTGTGCCTGCCGTTTGCGGTACCGGCGTTTGTCAGCAGCTTTACCTGGGTATCGCTGAGCGCCAGTTTCGAAGGGCTTGGCGGGGCGATCCTGGTGATGAGCCTGTCGAAATACCCGCTGGTTTTTTTGCCGGTGGCAGCGACCCTGCGCAATCTTGATCCCTCCCTGGAAGAGTCGGCCCGCACCCTGGGGCTGAATCGCTGGGGCGTGTTCTTTCGCATCACTTTGCCGCTGCTGTGGCCTTCGCTGCTGGCCGGGGCATTGTTGATCGCACTGCATATGCTGGTGGAGTTCGGCGCGCTGTCGATCATCGGTTTGCAGACCTTTACCACCGCCATCTACCAACAGTTCGAGCTCGAGTTCAGCAATGCGAATGCCGCGATGCTCTCGGCGGTGTTGCTGTTGATGTGCCTGACGCTGCTGTGGCTGGAGTTGCGCGTGCGCGGCAAGGGCCGGCATGTGCGTATTGGCCAGGGCGCGGCGCGGCATGCGGAGCAGGTTCGACTGGGTCAATGGGCGCCGTTGGGCCAAGTGTATTGCCTGGCGCTGGCGATCATCGGCAGCGGGATTCCGCTGGGGATGCTCGGTTATTGGTTGGCGGTGGGATCTTCTGCCGCTTTCCCAGTAGCAGAAATCGGTGAGGCGCTGCTGTCTTCATTGGCACTGTCCCTGGGCGGCGCCGCGCTTTGCCTGGTACTGGCGGTGCCGGTCGGGTTGCTGGTGGTGCGCTACAAAGGCCAGTTGGCGATCTGGGCCGAACGCCTGCCGTATCTGCTGCACGCCCTGCCCGGCTTGGTGATTGCGCTGACGCTGGTGTACTTCGCCCTGCACTATGTGCCGGCGCTGTACCAGACCTCGGCATTGCTGTTGATTGCTTATGCGCTGCTGTTTTTGCCGCTGGCCCAGGCGCCGATCCGTACCGCGCTGAACAAGGCTGCGCCGCAGCTTGAAGAGGCTGCACGCACGTTGGGGGCTTCATCGTTCGGTGCGTTTTGCAGGGTGACATTGCCGATTATCTTCCCGGCATTGGGGGCGGCGTTTGCGCTGGTGTTTCTGGATGCGATGAAGGAATTGACGGCGACGCTGCTGCTGAGCCCAACGGGGCTGAATACCTTGGCGACGGCGGTGTGGGCGCATACCTCGAATGTTGAATTCGCGGCTGCAGCGCCATATGCGGCGCTGTTGATTTTGGTGTCGGGGTTGCCGGTTTATCTGCTAACGACTCGGATGTATCTGAGCCGTTAA
- a CDS encoding iron ABC transporter substrate-binding protein, whose product MMIRDTHLKTSLLRGLTITLLGLTLLSPTAYSANKVSLTLYNGQHKEVGDELAKAFEAKTGIHVNVRKGSSNQLASQVVEEGDRSPADVIYTEESPPLNKLGEQGLLAKIDASTLDVLPKDYVGANGDWMGVTARTRVVAFNPKLIAEKDLPKSVLDFAGPEWQGKVGFVPTSGAFQEQAVAIIKLHGREAAEEWLTGLRAFGKVYSNNMVALKAVENGEVATVLVNNYYWFALKKEKTNLDSQLHYFTDGDAGGLITVSSAAALKSSKHPKEAQQLLAFMASEEGQRVITNTSAEYPLRKGMESNRGLKPFSELQPPKVTPADLGNAEEALDLERDVGLN is encoded by the coding sequence ATGATGATCCGCGATACCCATCTCAAGACATCCCTTCTGCGTGGCCTGACCATCACTCTACTCGGCCTGACCCTGCTCTCGCCCACCGCCTACTCCGCCAACAAGGTTTCCCTGACCCTGTACAACGGCCAGCACAAAGAAGTCGGCGATGAACTCGCCAAAGCCTTCGAAGCCAAGACCGGCATTCACGTCAACGTGCGCAAAGGCAGCAGCAATCAGCTCGCCAGCCAGGTCGTGGAAGAAGGCGACCGCTCGCCTGCCGACGTGATCTACACCGAAGAATCGCCACCCCTGAACAAACTCGGCGAGCAAGGCCTGCTGGCCAAGATCGACGCCAGCACCCTCGACGTATTGCCCAAGGATTACGTCGGCGCCAACGGCGACTGGATGGGCGTGACCGCACGCACCCGCGTCGTGGCGTTCAATCCTAAATTGATCGCGGAAAAAGACCTGCCGAAATCGGTGCTGGATTTCGCCGGCCCCGAGTGGCAAGGCAAGGTCGGCTTTGTGCCCACCAGCGGCGCGTTCCAGGAACAGGCCGTGGCGATCATCAAGCTGCACGGGCGTGAAGCCGCCGAAGAATGGCTGACCGGCCTGCGCGCCTTCGGCAAGGTGTACAGCAACAACATGGTCGCCCTCAAAGCCGTTGAAAATGGCGAAGTGGCCACCGTACTGGTGAACAACTACTACTGGTTCGCCCTGAAGAAAGAAAAAACCAACCTGGACTCCCAACTGCATTACTTCACCGATGGCGATGCCGGTGGCTTGATCACCGTGTCTTCGGCGGCGGCGCTGAAATCCAGCAAGCATCCGAAAGAAGCCCAGCAACTGCTGGCGTTCATGGCCAGTGAAGAAGGCCAGCGCGTCATCACCAACACCTCGGCCGAATACCCGCTGCGCAAAGGCATGGAATCCAACCGTGGCCTCAAGCCTTTCAGCGAACTGCAACCGCCGAAAGTCACCCCCGCCGACCTGGGCAACGCCGAAGAAGCCTTGGATCTGGAACGTGACGTTGGCTTGAACTGA
- the rnr gene encoding ribonuclease R, which translates to MADWQSLDPEAAREAEKYENPIPSRELILAHLADRGSPASREQLVEEFGLTTEDQLEALRRRLRAMERDAQLIYTRRGTYAPVDKLDLILGRIAGHRDGFGFLIPDDGSDDLFMSPAQMRLVFDGDRALARVSGLDRRGRREGVIVEVVSRAHESIVGRYFEEGGIGFVVPDNPKVQQEVLITPGRNGAAKVGQFVEVKITHWPTARFQPQGDIVEVVGNYMAPGMEIDVALRTYDIPHVWPEAVLKEAGKLKPEVEEKDKEKRIDLRHLPFVTIDGEDARDFDDAVYCEAKPGKLRLFSGGWKLYVAIADVSSYVKIGSALDNEAQVRGNSVYFPERVIPMLPEQLSNGLCSLNPKVDRLAMVCEMTISKTGEMTDYQFYEAVIHSQARLTYNKVSTILETPKTSEAKALRSEYAGVVPHLKQLYALYKVLLGARHVRGAIDFETQETRIVFGSERKIAAITPTTRNDAHKLIEECMLAANVATAEFLKKHEIPALYRVHDGPPPERLEKLRAFLGELGLSLHKGKDGPTPKDYQALLASIKDRPDYHVIQTVMLRSLSQAVYSADNQGHFGLNYEAYTHFTSPIRRYPDLLTHRAIRSVIHSKQNTPHVKRAGAMTIPKARIYPYDEAALEQLGEQCSMSERRADEATRDVVNWLKCEFMKDRVGETFPGVITAVTGFGLFVELTDIYVEGLVHVTALPGDYYHFDPVHHRLAGERTGRSFRLGDTVEVQVMRVDLDERKIDFGMSDKPAESPGSRKKRGSEPTSKGKAAPAKAATAEPAPAKAGRRPSAKEKAPEAYRPSDAAAKNAELRKSRELKQQLLNEAKSGGKAASGGKSRGAESPSSKPSKHRKGPPKAGSGPAKSGGSRKPKAKS; encoded by the coding sequence ATGGCCGATTGGCAGTCCCTCGATCCCGAGGCCGCTCGTGAAGCGGAAAAATATGAAAACCCTATTCCTAGCCGCGAACTGATCCTGGCGCATCTCGCCGATCGGGGTTCGCCTGCTAGCCGTGAGCAGTTGGTTGAAGAATTCGGTCTGACCACCGAAGACCAGCTCGAAGCCCTGCGCCGCCGTTTGCGTGCCATGGAACGTGATGCTCAACTGATCTACACCCGCCGTGGTACTTACGCGCCTGTGGATAAGCTCGACCTGATCCTGGGCCGCATTGCCGGCCACCGTGATGGTTTCGGCTTCCTGATCCCCGACGACGGCAGCGATGACCTGTTCATGAGCCCGGCGCAAATGCGCCTGGTGTTCGATGGCGACCGTGCCCTGGCGCGCGTTTCCGGCCTGGACCGTCGCGGTCGCCGTGAAGGCGTGATCGTCGAAGTGGTGTCCCGTGCCCACGAGTCCATCGTCGGCCGTTACTTCGAAGAAGGCGGCATCGGCTTTGTGGTGCCGGATAACCCGAAGGTCCAGCAGGAAGTGCTGATCACTCCGGGCCGTAATGGCGCCGCCAAAGTCGGTCAGTTCGTCGAGGTGAAGATCACCCACTGGCCAACGGCACGCTTCCAGCCCCAGGGCGATATCGTTGAAGTGGTCGGCAACTACATGGCGCCGGGCATGGAAATCGACGTTGCGCTGCGCACCTACGATATTCCCCACGTCTGGCCTGAGGCTGTGCTCAAAGAAGCCGGCAAGCTCAAGCCTGAAGTGGAAGAGAAAGACAAAGAAAAACGCATCGACCTGCGCCATCTGCCGTTCGTCACCATCGACGGCGAAGATGCCCGCGACTTCGACGATGCGGTCTACTGCGAAGCCAAGCCAGGCAAGCTGCGCCTGTTCTCCGGTGGCTGGAAGTTGTACGTCGCGATTGCCGACGTGTCCAGCTACGTGAAGATCGGTTCGGCCCTGGATAACGAAGCCCAGGTGCGCGGCAACTCCGTGTACTTCCCTGAGCGCGTGATCCCGATGCTGCCCGAGCAGCTGTCCAACGGCCTGTGCTCCCTGAACCCGAAAGTCGACCGTTTGGCCATGGTGTGCGAGATGACCATCTCGAAAACCGGCGAAATGACTGACTACCAGTTCTACGAAGCGGTGATCCATTCCCAGGCGCGCCTGACCTACAACAAGGTCAGCACTATCCTGGAAACGCCGAAGACCAGCGAAGCCAAGGCCCTGCGTAGCGAATACGCTGGCGTGGTGCCGCACCTCAAGCAGCTCTATGCGCTGTACAAGGTGTTGCTGGGCGCTCGTCACGTACGTGGCGCGATCGACTTTGAAACCCAGGAAACCCGGATTGTCTTCGGTTCCGAGCGCAAGATCGCCGCAATCACCCCGACCACGCGTAACGATGCGCACAAGCTGATCGAGGAATGCATGCTGGCCGCCAACGTGGCCACCGCTGAATTCCTGAAGAAGCATGAAATTCCAGCGTTGTATCGCGTGCACGACGGCCCGCCGCCGGAGCGTCTGGAGAAGCTGCGTGCATTCCTCGGCGAGCTCGGCCTGTCCCTGCACAAAGGCAAGGACGGCCCGACGCCGAAGGACTACCAGGCTCTGCTCGCCAGCATCAAGGACCGTCCGGATTACCATGTGATCCAGACCGTCATGCTGCGCTCGCTGAGCCAAGCGGTGTACAGCGCTGACAACCAGGGCCACTTCGGCCTGAATTACGAGGCGTACACCCACTTCACCTCGCCGATTCGCCGTTACCCGGACCTGCTCACGCACCGCGCGATCCGCAGCGTGATCCACTCCAAGCAGAACACCCCGCACGTCAAGCGCGCCGGTGCCATGACCATTCCGAAAGCACGGATCTATCCGTACGACGAAGCGGCCCTGGAACAGCTGGGCGAACAGTGCTCCATGAGCGAGCGCCGCGCCGACGAAGCCACCCGCGACGTGGTGAACTGGCTCAAGTGCGAGTTCATGAAAGACCGCGTAGGCGAGACTTTCCCTGGTGTGATCACTGCCGTGACCGGCTTTGGTCTGTTTGTCGAGCTGACCGACATCTACGTCGAAGGCCTGGTGCACGTCACCGCGTTGCCGGGTGACTACTACCACTTCGACCCTGTGCACCACCGCCTGGCGGGCGAGCGCACCGGTCGCAGCTTCCGTTTGGGCGATACCGTGGAAGTGCAGGTCATGCGCGTCGACCTCGACGAGCGCAAGATCGACTTCGGCATGTCCGACAAGCCAGCCGAATCGCCGGGCAGCCGTAAAAAACGCGGCAGCGAACCGACCAGCAAAGGCAAGGCAGCACCTGCTAAAGCAGCGACCGCCGAGCCTGCACCTGCCAAGGCCGGTCGTCGTCCGTCCGCGAAGGAAAAGGCCCCCGAAGCCTACCGCCCAAGCGATGCGGCGGCGAAAAACGCCGAGCTGCGCAAGAGCCGCGAGTTGAAGCAGCAGTTGCTCAACGAAGCCAAAAGCGGTGGTAAAGCGGCGTCTGGGGGAAAGTCCCGCGGGGCGGAAAGTCCGTCGAGCAAGCCAAGTAAACACCGTAAAGGCCCGCCAAAAGCGGGTTCGGGCCCTGCCAAGAGTGGCGGGTCGCGCAAACCTAAGGCCAAGTCATGA
- the rlmB gene encoding 23S rRNA (guanosine(2251)-2'-O)-methyltransferase RlmB, which translates to MSLEKIYGVHAVEALLRHHPKRVKQVWLAEGRSEPRVQALVELATQNKVAIGQAERREMDVWVEGVHQGVVADVSPSQVWGEAMLDELLDRTEGAPLLLVLDGVTDPHNLGACLRSADAAGALAVIVPKDKSATLTPVVRKVACGAAEVIPLVAVTNLARTLEKLQQRGLWVVGTAGEAEVSIYDQDLTGPTILIMGAEGKGMRRLTREHCDYLVHLPMAGSVSSLNVSVATGVCLFEAQRQRGAKAKSKK; encoded by the coding sequence ATGAGTCTGGAAAAAATCTACGGCGTGCACGCCGTAGAAGCACTGCTGCGTCACCACCCTAAACGCGTCAAGCAAGTGTGGTTGGCCGAAGGCCGCAGCGAGCCGCGCGTGCAAGCGCTGGTTGAGTTGGCGACCCAAAACAAGGTTGCCATCGGCCAGGCCGAGCGTCGCGAAATGGACGTGTGGGTCGAAGGCGTCCACCAGGGCGTCGTGGCGGACGTCAGCCCGAGCCAGGTCTGGGGCGAGGCGATGCTCGACGAGCTGCTTGATCGCACCGAAGGCGCGCCGTTGCTGCTGGTGCTGGACGGCGTGACCGATCCGCACAACCTCGGCGCCTGCCTGCGTTCGGCAGATGCTGCCGGTGCGCTGGCGGTGATCGTGCCTAAAGACAAGTCCGCGACCCTGACGCCGGTCGTGCGTAAGGTCGCCTGCGGCGCGGCGGAAGTGATTCCTTTGGTGGCTGTGACCAACCTGGCGCGCACTCTGGAGAAACTCCAGCAGCGCGGCCTGTGGGTTGTGGGCACGGCAGGCGAGGCCGAGGTCAGCATTTATGACCAGGACCTCACCGGCCCAACCATCCTGATCATGGGCGCCGAGGGCAAAGGCATGCGTCGCCTGACCCGCGAACACTGCGATTACCTGGTCCATCTGCCGATGGCTGGTAGCGTCAGCAGCCTCAACGTGTCGGTTGCCACCGGCGTGTGCCTGTTTGAAGCCCAGCGCCAGCGTGGCGCCAAGGCCAAATCGAAGAAATGA
- the rpsF gene encoding 30S ribosomal protein S6 yields MRHYEIIFLVHPDQSEQVGGMVERYTKLIEEDGGKIHRLEDWGRRQLAYAINNVHKAHYVMLNVECTGKALAELEDNFRYNDAVIRNLVIRREEAVTGQSEMLKAEENRSERRERRDRPEHEGADSADSDDSDNSDNADE; encoded by the coding sequence ATGCGTCATTACGAAATCATCTTTTTGGTCCACCCGGATCAAAGCGAGCAAGTCGGCGGCATGGTTGAGCGTTACACCAAGCTGATCGAAGAAGACGGCGGCAAAATCCACCGTCTGGAAGATTGGGGCCGTCGTCAACTGGCCTACGCAATCAACAATGTTCACAAGGCTCACTACGTGATGCTGAACGTTGAGTGCACTGGCAAGGCCCTGGCCGAGCTGGAAGACAACTTCCGCTACAACGATGCTGTGATCCGTAACCTGGTCATCCGTCGCGAAGAAGCCGTTACCGGCCAATCCGAGATGCTCAAGGCTGAAGAAAACCGCAGTGAGCGCCGTGAGCGTCGCGACCGTCCTGAGCACGAAGGCGCTGATAGCGCTGATAGTGATGACAGCGACAACAGCGATAACGCTGACGAGTAA
- the rpsR gene encoding 30S ribosomal protein S18 — MARFFRRRKFCRFTAEDVKEIDYKDLNTLKAYVSETGKIVPSRITGTKARYQRQLATAIKRARFLALLAYTDSHGR, encoded by the coding sequence ATGGCACGTTTCTTCCGTCGTCGTAAATTCTGCCGCTTCACCGCTGAAGACGTGAAAGAGATCGATTACAAAGATCTCAACACTCTGAAAGCCTACGTATCCGAGACCGGCAAAATCGTTCCAAGCCGTATCACCGGTACCAAAGCACGTTATCAGCGTCAGCTGGCCACCGCTATCAAGCGCGCCCGCTTCCTGGCCCTGCTGGCCTACACCGACAGCCACGGCCGCTGA
- the rplI gene encoding 50S ribosomal protein L9 produces MQLILLEKVANLGNLGDKVNVKAGYGRNYLLPYGKATAATAANLAAFEERRAELEKAAADKKASAETRAAQLAELEVTITATAGDEGKLFGSIGTHDIADALTASGVEVQKSEVRLPNGTIRNVGEFDVAVHLHAEVEATVRVVVVAA; encoded by the coding sequence ATGCAACTGATCCTTCTGGAAAAAGTCGCCAACCTGGGCAACCTGGGCGACAAAGTGAACGTTAAGGCCGGTTACGGTCGTAACTACCTGCTGCCATACGGCAAAGCCACCGCTGCAACCGCTGCCAACCTGGCTGCGTTTGAAGAGCGTCGTGCTGAGCTGGAAAAAGCAGCAGCAGACAAAAAAGCTTCGGCCGAAACTCGCGCTGCCCAACTGGCTGAGCTGGAAGTGACTATCACTGCCACCGCCGGTGACGAAGGCAAGCTGTTCGGTTCGATCGGCACCCACGACATCGCTGATGCACTGACCGCCTCCGGCGTTGAAGTGCAGAAGAGCGAAGTTCGTCTGCCGAACGGCACCATCCGCAACGTAGGCGAATTCGACGTAGCCGTGCACCTGCACGCCGAAGTTGAAGCCACCGTACGCGTTGTCGTGGTAGCAGCTTAA